One genomic region from Brachionichthys hirsutus isolate HB-005 chromosome 24, CSIRO-AGI_Bhir_v1, whole genome shotgun sequence encodes:
- the LOC137911869 gene encoding ankyrin repeat domain-containing protein SOWAHC-like, whose amino-acid sequence MDSRTASHSGNRTFIYLWTDSQFQQEQAEWDDLNKLLQHHGFKPVNFSDPGENRNLSDLVLLDKKSAADLRATMRMMLGDSERRQTLIQELIRSNSRLKEDAQDHMSRAARHSRRVSEVEALLDAVKNRVQDLEDRCLGEAARRRRGAQQLQREKLEAQKRCKGLEQKLSKREDEAAQLEKKLHFAVKEEERRLARRSEAFRRVCDKEARKEEARKTPGDSEEEARKTPGDSEEEARKTPGEVRKTPDIPQITVVAASPLPTDASAFVLPGPAGAGGAGLRPGGGRGDGLEKPERVRGTVDVVDVGDDGDDGDDGEGDARSLSGSEGSVSPKPSRRRIARSVMGGSPPPRRRAASGGLSPSDSLSLASSNGDEDRLALDPLEHEWMMSSSDGEWAGLRRLLAAEPGLLPRRDFVTGFSCLHWAAKLGKPELLARLVDFAERSGVPAGVDVRSGGGYTPLHVAAMHGHVEVVKLLVGAYGADVDVRDYGGRKASHYLADDASVDIRDIVGACGDAGAEDADTGDSRRRKRPNVLRSKPRPPGLRLPPEGEVRTRRKTSFSRMKPKLERLRLRTSQIVHSASFWDKEDQEPPPDSFRSRPKTHFLG is encoded by the exons ATTTGGTTCTACTGGACAAGAAGTCCGCCGCTGACCTGAGGGCGACGATGAGGATGATGCTGGGGGACTCCGAGAGAAGACAGACCCTGATCCAGGAGCTCATCCGGTCCAACAGCCGGCTCAA AGAGGACGCCCAGGATCACATGAGTCGAGCAGCTCGGCATTCCCGGCGGGTCTCTGAGGTGGAGGCGCTGCTGGACGCGGTGAAGAACAGAGTCCAGGACCTGGAGGACCGCTGCCTCGGCGAGGCCGCGCGGCGCCGCCGCGGcgcccagcagctgcagcgggaGAAGCTGGAGGCCCAG AAACGGTGCAAGGGTCTGGAGCAGAAGCTTTCTAAACGGGAGGACGAAGCCGCGCAGCTGGAGAAGAAGCTTCACTTCGCGGTGAAAGAAGAAGAGCGCCGGTTGGCTCGACGGAGCGAGGCGTTCCGGCGCGTCTGCGACAAA GAggcgaggaaggaggaggcgaggaagacTCCCGGCGACTccgaggaggaggcgaggaagacTCCCGGCGACTccgaggaggaggcgaggaagacTCCCGGCGAGGTGAGGAAGACTCCCGACATTCCACAGATTACTGTGGTCGCCGCCTCGCCTCTCCCCACCGACGCGTCCGCGTTCGTCCTGCCCGGGCCTGCTGGGGCGGGCGGAGCAGGACTCCGTcccggggggggacggggggacggccTGGAGAAACCGGAGCGGGTTCGCGGGACCGTGGACGTCGTGGACGTCGGGGACGACGGGGACGACGGGGACGACGGGGAGGGGGACGCACGCAGTCTCTCTGGCAGCGAAGGGAGCGTCTCCCCGAAACCCAGCCGGAGACGCATCGCCCGGTCCGTGATGGGCGGGTCCCCCCCGCCGAGGCGCCGCGCGGCCTCCGGGGGCCTTTCCCCCAGCGACTCGCTCTCCTTGGCGTCCTCCAACGGGGACGAGGACCGGCTCGCGCTGGACCCCCTGGAGCACGAGTGGATGATGTCGTCGTCGGACGGCGAGTGGGCCGGCCTGCGCCGCCTCCTCGCCGCCGAGCCGGGCCTCCTCCCGAGGAGGGACTTCGTCACCGGCTTCTCCTGCCTCCACTGGGCGGCCAAGCTCGGCAAACCGGAGCTGCTGGCGCGGCTCGTCGACTTCGCCGAGCGGAGCGGCGTCCCCGCCGGCGTGGACGTCCGCTCCGGCGGCGGCTACACGCCGCTGCACGTCGCCGCCATGCACGGCCACGTGGAGGTGGTGAAGCTCCTGGTGGGGGCCTACGGCGCCGACGTGGACGTCCGGGACTACGGCGGGAGGAAGGCCAGCCACTACCTCGCGGACGACGCCAGCGTGGACATACGGGACATCGTCGGAGCCTGCGGGGACGCCGGGGCGGAGGACGCCGACACCGGGGACAGTCGGCGGCGGAAGCGCCCCAACGTCCTCCGGTCCAAGCCGAGGCCCCCCGGGCTGCGTCTCCCCCCAGAGGGGGAGGTGCGAACCAGGAGGAAGACCTCCTTCAGCAGGATGAAGCCCAAACTGGAGAGGCTCCGTCTTCGGACCtcacagattgtccacagcGCCTCCTTCTGGGACAAGGAGGACCAGGAGCCGCCGCCTGACTCCTTCAGGTCCAGACCCAAGACTCATTTCTTGGGCTGA